The DNA region GCCAAAGCCATTTCAGGGTTAGTAGCCTAGCACACTGGTAACAGGTGTGCCGCCCATCCGGGTACGTGCTAACCGGGTGGGATGGGCTGATGACACAGCCCTAGCTTGAGGGTTGCCCGAAACAGAAATGGACTGAGGGCGTTAACCACTCAAGAATCCCACGGCTTTAGCAGTGTGGAGTGTTAATCCTGACTCACTTGTATGTAGCGAGTGGTCGTCTGGATTGCCGGCGCTCCTTGCTGGGTGATGTTGCCAAGGTAGTAGCTATTTCCTCGGATGATCAGCCGGCTCCCAGCACGATGAGCAAAATCACGCGTGAGAAGGGGATTGACCATCGGGTATTGCCGGAGGTCTTAAAAGATAAGATAAATCTGTTTATAAACTGTCAAGCAGGTGGAAGAACTTTGAAACTGATCGTTACTCTCACCTTAAGCCTGGTTCTTCATTCAAGCGTTTTTGGTTTGATCCAATCCGGGGACGATCTTTGGATTCACATCGATCTATGGAAAAGAAAACTTTACCTAATGGATGGGAATCAAATTCTCGATACCTATCCTGTTGGCGTCGGCCAAGAACAATATCCCACTCCCATCGGAAACTGGAAAGTGGTTGAAAAGTCTAGAGATTGGGGGGAGGTTTTGGTCCCCGATGGTTGGGACTAAATGTTCCATGGGGTAAGTACGGAATCCACGGCACAAACCGGCCCCATTCCATCGGCCGTCACGCCAGCCACGGTTGTATTCGCTTGCTAAATCCGGATATCAAGGCGCTGTTTCCTAAAATTCCTCTGGGAACCCGGGTATACATTGAAGGTCCGATTCTGGGTCTGGGAGAAGGACTTCCGAAAACACTGGTTCGTGGAGACAGGGGATCATTGGTCCTCTTGGTTCAAAACCGCCTGCGAGCGGCAGGATACTATCACGGGCCAATGGATGGATTGTTTGGAGCTGGCTTGGAAGAAGCGGTGAAGAGGTATCAAAGAGATCATCGTCTTAAGGTAACGGCCCAGATTCAGTTAGTTGAATACCTTCAATTGGGATTATGGGAATAAACTGACAAAAGACCCGTTTTCTTATACGGGGTACTGCAAGAAAGTACCTAAGCGGTTTGAGATATGGCCCTAAAATCGACGGATCTCCCTCTACCCTAAGGATCCTGATTCAGATTTATCCATGGAGCTGGCAACTCATCTCCAATCCCCCAGTGACGACCTTGGTCGACTATGGCCGGGGCTCTTTATTCAAACGAATCACCAAGGTGAACCCAAAGTTAATCGGCTCCTGGTCGTACAGGGAGCCGGTTTTTATGATTTAGCGGACATGATATGAATACGGGATAAAAATACCGACAATGCATGGCGGACAAAATAATATTCAGTGTGTTCCCGGTTAACCCGAGCTTTGAGTGTCGGAGGCGTGCGTATTCATATTTGGAGTGTTCGTTGCTCGCCGGAAATATCCAGGCAGCAAAATACAGCTGATCCCATAGCATTTGACGATGTATAAGATAAAGATGGCCAACGCTCCAAACAGAAAGTCGATACCTTTTGTTGTATCGATGATCATTTTTCGAGCGATGGCAAAGATCAGGATGTCCACCATAATATTCGGTTCAC from Polycladomyces subterraneus includes:
- a CDS encoding L,D-transpeptidase, which produces MLILTHLYVASGRLDCRRSLLGDVAKVVAISSDDQPAPSTMSKITREKGIDHRVLPEVLKDKINLFINCQAGGRTLKLIVTLTLSLVLHSSVFGLIQSGDDLWIHIDLWKRKLYLMDGNQILDTYPVGVGQEQYPTPIGNWKVVEKSRDWGEVLVPDGWD
- a CDS encoding L,D-transpeptidase family protein, which codes for MGLNVPWGKYGIHGTNRPHSIGRHASHGCIRLLNPDIKALFPKIPLGTRVYIEGPILGLGEGLPKTLVRGDRGSLVLLVQNRLRAAGYYHGPMDGLFGAGLEEAVKRYQRDHRLKVTAQIQLVEYLQLGLWE